A single window of Anomaloglossus baeobatrachus isolate aAnoBae1 chromosome 5, aAnoBae1.hap1, whole genome shotgun sequence DNA harbors:
- the LOC142312992 gene encoding uncharacterized protein LOC142312992 has product MVLDLTNQQGQPKHQASADSNPPLEGTSLPSGRSYGSKSEPGGQRGDCIRRSEGLLTSSDIQLYDLGVPQDTHEEQCVIPVVSSTLQSKDLPSDPIKQVLSSDSSQAIKENKSHRRDVRTNIGTKIFSCSECEKCFNCESNLAVHKRTHTGEKPYQCAECGKCLRKKSNLVTHQRTHTGEKPYPCAECGKCFGKKSNLVTHQITHTGVKPFSCPECGKYFTTKSTLVTHQRIHTGEKPYSCSVCGKDFTRLSGLRFHQSFHTDVKPYSCSECGKCFRKKSALVTHQRTHTGEKPFSCPECGKCFGEKSALVTHQRTHTGEKPFSCPECGKCFTTKSTLVTHQRIHTGEKPYSCSVCGKDFTLLSGLRFHQRLHTDVKPYSCSECGKCFADKSALVTHQRIHTGEKPFSCAKCGKCFVCKSHLIKHQKNHIGKKPYLC; this is encoded by the exons ATGGTACTAGACTTAACAAACCAGCAGGGGCAGCCAAAGCACCAGGCGAGTGCTGACAGCAATCCTCCACTAGAGGGCACAAGTCTCCCCAGTGGAAGGTCGTACGGGTCCAAGTCAGAACCAGGAGGTCAACGAG GTGACTGTATTAGGAGATCAGAGGGGCTTCTGACTTCTTCAGACATTCAATTATATGATCTTGGTGTGCCACAAGACACACATGAAGAACAGTGCGTTATCCCAGTTGTATCCTCAACGCTTCAGAGCAAAGATCTACCATCTGATCCTATTAAACAggtcctatcttctgattcatcacaggctATTAAGGAAAATAAAAGTCACAGAAGAGATGTTAGAACTAATATAGGAACGAagatattttcatgttcagagtgtgagaagTGTTTTAATTGTGAATCAAACCTTGCTGTACacaagagaactcacacaggggagaagccatatcaatgtgcagaatgtgggaaatgtttgcggaaaaaatcaaatcttgttacacatcagagaactcacacaggggagaagccatatccatgtgcagaatgtgggaaatgttttggaaaaaaatcaaatcttgttacacatcagataactcacacaggggtaaagccattttcatgtccagaatgtgggaaatattttacaactaaatcaactcttgttacacatcagagaattcacacaggggaaaagccatattcatgttcagtgtGTGGGAAAGATTTTACTCGGCTATCAGGTCTTCGTTTCCACCAGAGCTTTCACACAgatgtgaagccatattcatgttcagaatgtgggaaatgttttagaaaaaaatcagctcttgttacacatcagagaactcacacaggggagaagccattttcatgtccagaatgtgggaaatgttttggagaaaaatcagctcttgttacacatcagagaactcacacaggggagaagccattttcatgtccagaatgtgggaaatgttttacaactaaatcaactcttgttacacatcagagaattcacacaggggaaaagccatattcatgttcagtgtGTGGGAAAGATTTTACTCTGCTATCAGGTCTTCGTTTCCACCAGAGACTTCACACAgatgtgaagccatattcatgttcagaatgtgggaaatgttttgcagataaatcagctcttgttacacatcagagaattcacacaggggagaagcctttttcatgtgcaaaatgtgggaaatgttttgtgtgTAAATCACATTTGattaaacatcaaaaaaatcacatcGGGAAGAAGCCATATCTTTGTTGA